A portion of the Rhinolophus sinicus isolate RSC01 linkage group LG03, ASM3656204v1, whole genome shotgun sequence genome contains these proteins:
- the LOC141570579 gene encoding uncharacterized protein LOC141570579 isoform X6, with amino-acid sequence MQKGGKHHPHFPSVGREKTREIHATCMQLEEEENPSEPCALPGDAFTVSLQSACPGVQPASPYAPGDRSAPAASAAAAAAGSGRGTRAEGERERTARERREGRKRVITRGRRGPARLQSGRCAAQHRSWASTRALELFLGLYSGDRDVGRVY; translated from the exons ATGCAAAAGGGAGGAAAACACCACCCACATTTTCCTTCTGTCGGGAGGGAAAAGACACGAGAAATTCATGCAACGTGCATGcagctggaggaagaggaaaaccCGAGTGAGCCGTGCGCCTTACCGGGGGATGCATTTACTGTCTCATTGCAGAGCGCCTGCCCGGGAGTGCAGCCGGCGTCCCCCTACGCGCCCGGCGACCGCTCTGCTCCCGCAGCCtctgccgctgccgccgccgctggcTCCGGGCGCGGAACAAGAGCCGAAGGCGAGCGCGAGCGCACGGCCCGCGAGCGCAGGGAGGGCAGGAAGCGCGTCATCACTCGGGGACGGCGTGGCCCCGCGCGGCTCCAGTCCGGCCGCTGCGCCGCGCAGCACCGCAGCTGGGCCAGTACCCGCGCCCTCGAGCTCTTCCTGGGTCTTTACTCGGGAGATCGGGATGTTGGAAG GGTGTATTGA
- the LOC141570579 gene encoding uncharacterized protein LOC141570579 isoform X4, with protein sequence MQKGGKHHPHFPSVGREKTREIHATCMQLEEEENPSEPCALPGDAFTVSLQSACPGVQPASPYAPGDRSAPAASAAAAAAGSGRGTRAEGERERTARERREGRKRVITRGRRGPARLQSGRCAAQHRSWASTRALELFLGLYSGDRDVGRPCSIGPIMHLNICCISRYSIT encoded by the exons ATGCAAAAGGGAGGAAAACACCACCCACATTTTCCTTCTGTCGGGAGGGAAAAGACACGAGAAATTCATGCAACGTGCATGcagctggaggaagaggaaaaccCGAGTGAGCCGTGCGCCTTACCGGGGGATGCATTTACTGTCTCATTGCAGAGCGCCTGCCCGGGAGTGCAGCCGGCGTCCCCCTACGCGCCCGGCGACCGCTCTGCTCCCGCAGCCtctgccgctgccgccgccgctggcTCCGGGCGCGGAACAAGAGCCGAAGGCGAGCGCGAGCGCACGGCCCGCGAGCGCAGGGAGGGCAGGAAGCGCGTCATCACTCGGGGACGGCGTGGCCCCGCGCGGCTCCAGTCCGGCCGCTGCGCCGCGCAGCACCGCAGCTGGGCCAGTACCCGCGCCCTCGAGCTCTTCCTGGGTCTTTACTCGGGAGATCGGGATGTTGGAAG ACCTTGTTCCATAGGGCCCATCATGCACCTCAACATCTGTTGCATTTCAAGATATTCCATCACTTAA
- the LOC141570579 gene encoding uncharacterized protein LOC141570579 isoform X5 yields the protein MQKGGKHHPHFPSVGREKTREIHATCMQLEEEENPSEPCALPGDAFTVSLQSACPGVQPASPYAPGDRSAPAASAAAAAAGSGRGTRAEGERERTARERREGRKRVITRGRRGPARLQSGRCAAQHRSWASTRALELFLGLYSGDRDVGRSAREGDAPAELSRGEEGAG from the coding sequence ATGCAAAAGGGAGGAAAACACCACCCACATTTTCCTTCTGTCGGGAGGGAAAAGACACGAGAAATTCATGCAACGTGCATGcagctggaggaagaggaaaaccCGAGTGAGCCGTGCGCCTTACCGGGGGATGCATTTACTGTCTCATTGCAGAGCGCCTGCCCGGGAGTGCAGCCGGCGTCCCCCTACGCGCCCGGCGACCGCTCTGCTCCCGCAGCCtctgccgctgccgccgccgctggcTCCGGGCGCGGAACAAGAGCCGAAGGCGAGCGCGAGCGCACGGCCCGCGAGCGCAGGGAGGGCAGGAAGCGCGTCATCACTCGGGGACGGCGTGGCCCCGCGCGGCTCCAGTCCGGCCGCTGCGCCGCGCAGCACCGCAGCTGGGCCAGTACCCGCGCCCTCGAGCTCTTCCTGGGTCTTTACTCGGGAGATCGGGATGTTGGAAGGTCCGCGAGGGAAGGCGATGCGCCGGCCGAGCTGTCGCGGGGAGAGGAGGGCGCAGGGTGA
- the LOC141570579 gene encoding uncharacterized protein LOC141570579 isoform X3 has product MQRACSWRKRKTRVSRAPYRGMHLLSHCRAPARECSRRPPTRPATALLPQPLPLPPPLAPGAEQEPKASASARPASAGRAGSASSLGDGVAPRGSSPAAAPRSTAAGPVPAPSSSSWVFTREIGMLEGPRGKAMRRPSCRGERRAQGDLSSPEFGLCCLKEIGLGEGEGREAASCGMGPQAPQSASPDHWPGPGGRQVWCNEKTLSGCVIRLRCRWRELAGRLYLSASVAHSDTETADLVP; this is encoded by the exons ATGCAACGTGCATGcagctggaggaagaggaaaaccCGAGTGAGCCGTGCGCCTTACCGGGGGATGCATTTACTGTCTCATTGCAGAGCGCCTGCCCGGGAGTGCAGCCGGCGTCCCCCTACGCGCCCGGCGACCGCTCTGCTCCCGCAGCCtctgccgctgccgccgccgctggcTCCGGGCGCGGAACAAGAGCCGAAGGCGAGCGCGAGCGCACGGCCCGCGAGCGCAGGGAGGGCAGGAAGCGCGTCATCACTCGGGGACGGCGTGGCCCCGCGCGGCTCCAGTCCGGCCGCTGCGCCGCGCAGCACCGCAGCTGGGCCAGTACCCGCGCCCTCGAGCTCTTCCTGGGTCTTTACTCGGGAGATCGGGATGTTGGAAGGTCCGCGAGGGAAGGCGATGCGCCGGCCGAGCTGTCGCGGGGAGAGGAGGGCGCAGGGTGACCTCAGCTCCCCAGAATTCGGGCTCTGCTGTTTAAAGGAGATTGGGTTGGgcgagggagaggggagggaagcgGCATCTTGTGGGATGGGGCCCCAGGCTCCGCAGAGCGCTTCCCCCGACCACTGGCCAGGTCCTGGAGGGAGACAGGTGTGGTGCAACGAAAAGACCTTATCCGGCTGTGTGATTCGGCTGCGATGCCGCTGGCGGGAACTGGCGGGAAGACTGTATCTCTCTGCAAGTGTTGCACATTCGGACACCGAAACTGCTG ACCTTGTTCCATAG
- the LOC141570579 gene encoding uncharacterized protein LOC141570579 isoform X1, translating into MQRACSWRKRKTRVSRAPYRGMHLLSHCRAPARECSRRPPTRPATALLPQPLPLPPPLAPGAEQEPKASASARPASAGRAGSASSLGDGVAPRGSSPAAAPRSTAAGPVPAPSSSSWVFTREIGMLEGPRGKAMRRPSCRGERRAQGDLSSPEFGLCCLKEIGLGEGEGREAASCGMGPQAPQSASPDHWPGPGGRQVWCNEKTLSGCVIRLRCRWRELAGRLYLSASVAHSDTETAGQRSLRFFKNRFRIGGRTLLRCIEELRFQ; encoded by the exons ATGCAACGTGCATGcagctggaggaagaggaaaaccCGAGTGAGCCGTGCGCCTTACCGGGGGATGCATTTACTGTCTCATTGCAGAGCGCCTGCCCGGGAGTGCAGCCGGCGTCCCCCTACGCGCCCGGCGACCGCTCTGCTCCCGCAGCCtctgccgctgccgccgccgctggcTCCGGGCGCGGAACAAGAGCCGAAGGCGAGCGCGAGCGCACGGCCCGCGAGCGCAGGGAGGGCAGGAAGCGCGTCATCACTCGGGGACGGCGTGGCCCCGCGCGGCTCCAGTCCGGCCGCTGCGCCGCGCAGCACCGCAGCTGGGCCAGTACCCGCGCCCTCGAGCTCTTCCTGGGTCTTTACTCGGGAGATCGGGATGTTGGAAGGTCCGCGAGGGAAGGCGATGCGCCGGCCGAGCTGTCGCGGGGAGAGGAGGGCGCAGGGTGACCTCAGCTCCCCAGAATTCGGGCTCTGCTGTTTAAAGGAGATTGGGTTGGgcgagggagaggggagggaagcgGCATCTTGTGGGATGGGGCCCCAGGCTCCGCAGAGCGCTTCCCCCGACCACTGGCCAGGTCCTGGAGGGAGACAGGTGTGGTGCAACGAAAAGACCTTATCCGGCTGTGTGATTCGGCTGCGATGCCGCTGGCGGGAACTGGCGGGAAGACTGTATCTCTCTGCAAGTGTTGCACATTCGGACACCGAAACTGCTGGTCAGAGGTCACTTAGATTTTTCAAGAACCGCTTTAGGATTGGGGGACGTACTCTattaa GGTGTATTGAGGAACTCAGATTCCAGTGA
- the LOC141570579 gene encoding uncharacterized protein LOC141570579 isoform X2 gives MQRACSWRKRKTRVSRAPYRGMHLLSHCRAPARECSRRPPTRPATALLPQPLPLPPPLAPGAEQEPKASASARPASAGRAGSASSLGDGVAPRGSSPAAAPRSTAAGPVPAPSSSSWVFTREIGMLEGPRGKAMRRPSCRGERRAQGDLSSPEFGLCCLKEIGLGEGEGREAASCGMGPQAPQSASPDHWPGPGGRQVWCNEKTLSGCVIRLRCRWRELAGRLYLSASVAHSDTETAGQRSLRFFKNRFRIGGRTLLNLVP, from the exons ATGCAACGTGCATGcagctggaggaagaggaaaaccCGAGTGAGCCGTGCGCCTTACCGGGGGATGCATTTACTGTCTCATTGCAGAGCGCCTGCCCGGGAGTGCAGCCGGCGTCCCCCTACGCGCCCGGCGACCGCTCTGCTCCCGCAGCCtctgccgctgccgccgccgctggcTCCGGGCGCGGAACAAGAGCCGAAGGCGAGCGCGAGCGCACGGCCCGCGAGCGCAGGGAGGGCAGGAAGCGCGTCATCACTCGGGGACGGCGTGGCCCCGCGCGGCTCCAGTCCGGCCGCTGCGCCGCGCAGCACCGCAGCTGGGCCAGTACCCGCGCCCTCGAGCTCTTCCTGGGTCTTTACTCGGGAGATCGGGATGTTGGAAGGTCCGCGAGGGAAGGCGATGCGCCGGCCGAGCTGTCGCGGGGAGAGGAGGGCGCAGGGTGACCTCAGCTCCCCAGAATTCGGGCTCTGCTGTTTAAAGGAGATTGGGTTGGgcgagggagaggggagggaagcgGCATCTTGTGGGATGGGGCCCCAGGCTCCGCAGAGCGCTTCCCCCGACCACTGGCCAGGTCCTGGAGGGAGACAGGTGTGGTGCAACGAAAAGACCTTATCCGGCTGTGTGATTCGGCTGCGATGCCGCTGGCGGGAACTGGCGGGAAGACTGTATCTCTCTGCAAGTGTTGCACATTCGGACACCGAAACTGCTGGTCAGAGGTCACTTAGATTTTTCAAGAACCGCTTTAGGATTGGGGGACGTACTCTattaa ACCTTGTTCCATAG